Proteins found in one Arachis stenosperma cultivar V10309 chromosome 8, arast.V10309.gnm1.PFL2, whole genome shotgun sequence genomic segment:
- the LOC130944998 gene encoding probable peroxidase 26 has translation MRRMKCMALPLVALALLSLFLIADAAGAPPKPRLQWHHYRNSCRYAEVYVRHEVELFWKKDKSIAPKLARLVYSDCFVHGCDASILLDEGANPEKKALQNQGLGGFTLIDKIKTVLDSRCPGVVSCADILQLAARDALKLAGAPGYPVFTGRRDGPKSDAASVDLPSPSITWQQALSYFQSKGLDVLDMTTLLGAHSMGKTHCRYVVDRLYNYNGSGKPDPSMNATLLNTLRNLCPPRKKGEHDPSVYLDPESGPHYSFSESYYKRILRHEAVLEIDQQLLYGNDTIQITEEFAAGFEDFRRAFAESMYKMGNINVLTGNQGEIRQNCRYTNKAKSK, from the exons ATGAGGAGAATGAAGTGCATGGCTTTGCCCTTAGTAGCACTTGCATTGTTGAGTTTGTTTCTCATAGCAGATGCAGCTGGTGCACCTCCAAAGCCCAGGTTGCAGTGGCATCACTACAGGAACTCGTGTCGTTATGCCGAGGTGTACGTCCGCCACGAAGTTGAGTTGTTTTGGAAGAAAGATAAAAGCATTGCTCCGAAGCTTGCTCGCTTGGTTTATTCAGATTGTTTTGTCCAT GGTTGTGATGCGTCGATATTGCTTGACGAAGGAGCCAATCCGGAGAAGAAGGCGCTACAGAACCAGGGGCTTGGAGGTTTCACATTGATTGACAAGATCAAAACAGTGCTGGATTCGCGATGCCCCGGAGTTGTCTCTTGTGCTGATATACTCCAACTTGCTGCTAGGGATGCTCTGAAACTG GCAGGTGCACCAGGTTATCCAGTTTTCACAGGAAGAAGGGATGGCCCGAAATCAGATGCTGCATCAGTAGACCTACCATCACCATCCATCACATGGCAACAAGCTCTATCATACTTCCAATCAAAGGGGTTGGATGTACTAGACATGACCACACTCCTAG GTGCACACTCAATGGGAAAAACACATTGTAGATATGTTGTTGATAGGCTGTACAACTACAATGGTAGTGGAAAGCCAGACCCAAGCATGAATGCTACTCTTCTTAACACCTTGAGAAATCTATGTCCACCTAGAAAGAAGGGAGAACATGACCCATCGGTGTATCTAGACCCAGAATCTGGACCCCATTACAGCTTCTCAGAATCATACTACAAGAGGATCTTAAGGCATGAAGCTGTCCTGGAAATTGATCAACAATTACTGTATGGTAATGACACTATACAGATCACTGAGGAATTTGCTGCGGGATTTGAAGATTTTCGGAGAGCTTTTGCCGAATCAATGTACAAGATGGGGAACATCAATGTTTTAACAGGAAACCAAGGAGAGATACGCCAAAATTGTCGATATACAAACAAGGCCAAAAGCAAATGA
- the LOC130944997 gene encoding uncharacterized protein LOC130944997: protein MVVELGEEGKREEREKSVMCGEERQWSCGGRAGSVNLRKVSSIVRDIGDPCLSHSPVKAHRVLKPDKWQAMFDSEGKLFGFQKALKLIVLGGVDPSIRPEVWEFLLGCYALSSTTEYRRSLRAARREHYRDLIKQCQAMHSSVGTGSLAYVVGSKVMDMRTSSRDDRQPQAKIGRLTSNNNNIEVGKHSDGSITCTEAANASQQESSNNCVELVGLRTSTDTATYNSSVQQNCSSPNFGRESDASHYEIDSCFDFPPLPVTNLFEKSGKDEWSGIEHGDKFSAQHKLSFEGGRMHSFQISNNEDLVIESNGQQPLSTLHAVDSEIEIASLEDDEPEFLSSNPVYESGMINQLKISDVPQPAIINTSIAQGWSANEDKVSEWLWTLHRIVVDVVRTDSHLEFYEDRRNLARMSDILAVYAWVDPATGYCQGMSDLLSPFVVIFEDNADAFWCFEMLLRRMRENFQMEGPTRVMKQLRAIWHILEMTDKEMFAHLAKIGAESLHFAFRMLLVLFRRELSFTESLSMWEMMWAADFEESLAYDLKEKCLKALDVHLPRDSIHDMREESAVPGDGSVKSGSQSKHNQNHSKNASLQSNHVNTDHSVSDVKLKSLSSYAFCGLARSIWPSRHGVQMGTISSKRRGNDELSIFCVAAILVSNRQKIIRETHSFDDMIKIFNDNMLKINVKRCITTAIKLRKKYLNKVIRKRKYVPEKED, encoded by the exons ATGGTGGTGGAGCTTGGGGAGGAGGGtaagagggaagagagggagaagagtgTGATGTGTGGAGAAGAGAGGCAATGGAGTTGCGGCGGAAGAGCTGGCAGTGTGAATTTGAGGAAAGTGAGTTCCATCGTTCGGGACATTGGGGATCCATGCCTATCTCACTCCCCTGTAAAG GCACACAGAGTTCTTAAGCCAGACAAATGGCAAGCTATGTTTGATAGTGAAGGGAAACTGTTTGGATTCCAGAAGGCACTAAAGCTGATTGTGCTTGGG GGTGTAGATCCATCGATACGACCTGAAGTCTGGGAGTTTTTACTTGGTTGTTATGCACTGAGCAGCACTACCGAGTATCGGAGAAGTTTGAGAGCAGCTAGGAG GGAACATTATAGGGACTTGATTAAACAATGCCAAGCGATGCATTCAAGTGTTGGAACTGGTTCTTTGGCATATGTTGTCGGATCCAAAGTTATGGATATGAGGACTTCTTCTAGAGATGATCGGCAACCACAAGCTAAAATAGGAAGATTGACttctaacaataataatattgaaGTAGGAAAACATAGTGATGGGAGCATTACTTGTACAGAGGCAGCAAATGCAAGCCAACAGGAGAGCTCCAATAATTGTGTTGAACTAGTTGGTTTGAGAACAAGCACAGATACTGCAACATATAATTCTTCTGTTCAACAGAACTGCAGTTCCCCAAATTTTGGAAGAGAATCGGATGCATCACATTATGAGATTGACAGTTGTTTTGATTTCCCTCCGTTACCTGTCACTAATCTGTTTGAAAAGAGTGGTAAAGATGAATGGTCAGGCATTGAGCATGGAGACAAATTTTCTGCACAACATAAATTAAGTTTTGAAGGTGGCAGAATGCACAGTTTTCAAATAAGCAACAATGAAGACTTAGTTATTGAATCAAATGGTCAACAACCACTTTCTACCTTGCATGCTGTGGACTCTGAAATTGAGATTGCTTCACTTGAAGATGATGAACCAGAATTTCTGTCCTCCAATCCAGTTTATGAATCGGGGATGATTAATCAACTAAAAATATCAGATGTACCACAGCCAGCAATTATAAACACCTCAATTGCTCAGGGATGGTCTGCCAATGAAGACAAGGTATCAGAGTGGCTTTGGACCTTGCACAGGATAG TTGTTGATGTTGTGAGGACAGATAGCCaccttgaattttatgaggacAGGAGAAATTTAGCTAGGATGTCTGATATTCTTGCTGTTTATGCCTGGGTTGATCCTGCAACAGGGTATTGTCAAG GTATGAGTGATTTGCTGTCGCCTTTTGTCGTTATCTTTGAGGATAATGCAGATGCATTTTGGTGTTTTGAGATGCTTTTAAGGAGAATG AGAGAAAATTTTCAAATGGAAGGGCCAACTAGGGTGATGAAGCAGTTACGTGCAATATGGCATATCCTTGAAATGACAGACAAGGAAATGTTTGCGCACCTGGCAAAAATTGGTGCTGAAAGCCTTCATTTTGCGTTCCGTATGTTGCTAGTTCTTTTCCGGAGGGAGTTGTCCTTTACCGAGTCTCTTTCAATGTGGGAG ATGATGTGGGCAGCTGACTTTGAGGAATCCTTGGCATATGATTTAAAAGAGAAATGTCTGAAAGCATTGGATGTACATCTACCCAGAGACTCAATTCATGATATGAGAGAAGAAAGTGCAGTTCCTGGTGATGGTAGCGTGAAGAGTGGTTCTCAATCTAAGCACAATCAAAATCATAGCAAAAATGCCAGCCTGCAGTCCAATCATGTGAATACTGATCACTCTGTATCTGATGTCAAATTAAAGTCACTATCATCTTATGCCTTTTGTGGTTTGGCGAGGTCTATTTGGCCAAGTCGTCATGGAGTTCAAATGGGCACTATTTCCTCAAAAAGGAGAGGAAATGATGAGTTGTCTATATTCTGCGTTGCAGCAATTCTTGTTTCAAACCGCCAGAAGATCATTCGAGAAACCCACTCCTTTGATGATATGATAAAG ATATTCAATGACAACATGTTGAAGATCAATGTAAAAAGATGCATAACTACAGCAATTAAGCTCCGAAAGAAATATTTAAACAAG GTTATCAGGAAAAGGAAGTATGTTCCAGAGAAAGAGGACTAG